One genomic segment of Sanyastnella coralliicola includes these proteins:
- a CDS encoding T9SS type A sorting domain-containing protein translates to MKSIISSILVCMTVVAFGQQPPSFFHTYLDEAPTVDFAPFHFDQLMQEANRYEEEEGRTMQGQLRYDDFDFFSLADHTELNDGTSIWRLNFHSDAAQAICVYFDQFHLPVGSKLYIYDADKQYFEGPIGHEENNDHGRFMTNDIWGENIVVEYVQTAEVIGTPSLNVMAIGYIFRYAYPPAELNGQRGGSQPCEVDVNCPEIDGWEEQRDAVVRLRITDSGQQFLCSGAMVNNTTLDCKQYLLSALHCADGVSDDDFAFLQVRFNYERPSDDPCGTGGFSSSRNRTGVFHVADSNDNGAGGFEGSDFLLLEVEDDIPDAWNPYFAGWDASGSGSGSGVGIHHPAGDIKKVSTYTSNLQSVWLGAPGSHWQVVWTQTETDHGVTEGGSSGSPIFNNDGLIVGTLSAGLSACTNGGAGAGTGPNEPDYYGKMSYHWDFNPNSDDQKLHLFLEPFGVGIKECPGTYRPCANAFVNVTEATSDQYLNISPNPTTGEIFVRVSELMVKQIQVFDMNGRVVFTQQAQGPVNQLDLSDLPAGSYVLVVDTQAGDSFNQRVVKL, encoded by the coding sequence ATGAAAAGTATCATTTCCTCAATCCTCGTATGTATGACTGTGGTGGCCTTTGGACAACAACCGCCAAGTTTCTTCCATACTTACCTCGATGAAGCTCCAACTGTTGACTTCGCTCCATTCCACTTTGATCAGCTGATGCAAGAAGCAAACCGCTATGAAGAAGAGGAAGGGCGCACTATGCAAGGCCAGCTTCGCTATGATGATTTTGATTTCTTTTCGTTGGCTGATCACACTGAACTCAACGACGGGACTTCCATCTGGCGATTGAATTTCCATAGTGATGCGGCGCAAGCGATCTGTGTTTACTTTGATCAATTCCACCTACCGGTGGGAAGTAAACTATACATCTACGATGCTGATAAGCAATACTTTGAAGGTCCAATTGGTCACGAAGAAAACAACGACCACGGTAGATTTATGACCAACGATATTTGGGGTGAAAACATCGTGGTAGAATACGTTCAAACAGCGGAAGTGATCGGAACACCTTCGTTAAACGTAATGGCCATCGGATACATCTTCAGATACGCTTACCCGCCAGCAGAATTGAACGGACAACGCGGAGGCTCGCAGCCTTGTGAAGTCGATGTGAATTGTCCTGAGATCGACGGTTGGGAAGAACAGCGTGATGCAGTTGTTCGTCTTCGTATTACAGATAGCGGACAACAATTCCTGTGTTCAGGAGCGATGGTCAACAATACAACCCTTGATTGTAAGCAATACTTATTGAGCGCTTTGCACTGTGCTGACGGTGTTTCAGATGATGATTTTGCATTCCTTCAGGTGCGATTCAACTATGAGCGTCCATCTGACGACCCATGTGGTACAGGGGGCTTTTCAAGCTCAAGAAACCGAACCGGTGTATTCCATGTGGCGGATAGCAATGACAATGGTGCTGGAGGCTTCGAAGGATCAGATTTCTTGTTGTTGGAAGTAGAAGACGATATCCCAGATGCATGGAACCCGTACTTCGCAGGTTGGGATGCTTCAGGATCTGGATCTGGTAGCGGGGTAGGCATTCACCACCCAGCTGGAGACATCAAGAAAGTATCAACTTACACGTCAAACCTTCAAAGCGTTTGGCTAGGAGCTCCAGGTAGCCACTGGCAAGTGGTTTGGACACAAACAGAAACTGACCACGGTGTGACAGAAGGTGGTTCCTCAGGATCACCAATCTTCAATAACGATGGTTTGATCGTTGGAACACTCAGCGCCGGACTTTCGGCATGCACCAATGGTGGGGCAGGAGCCGGAACTGGTCCAAACGAGCCTGATTACTACGGTAAGATGAGCTACCACTGGGATTTCAATCCGAATTCAGACGATCAGAAACTCCACCTTTTCCTCGAGCCCTTTGGTGTGGGGATTAAGGAGTGTCCTGGAACTTACCGTCCGTGTGCAAACGCATTCGTGAATGTGACAGAAGCGACTTCTGATCAGTACCTCAACATTTCTCCGAATCCTACCACAGGAGAAATCTTCGTTCGCGTAAGCGAATTGATGGTAAAGCAAATCCAAGTATTCGACATGAACGGACGTGTGGTATTCACGCAACAGGCGCAAGGTCCAGTAAACCAACTGGATCTCTCCGACCTTCCAGCTGGAAGCTACGTGCTCGTTGTAGACACCCAAGCCGGAGATTCATTCAACCAACGCGTAGTGAAGTTGTAG
- a CDS encoding endonuclease MutS2 has protein sequence MDHFDEQVVKDLEFDLIRIMLHDHCINETAQLRAAELTPLKDKKSIIKALEETREFQILRTEGHSFPGIDYTEMHREIKMLKIRDSVLEETAFTFIRDASDLVNRMIYFFDTKEEEFPRLWALYDSVYYTKDIIEPIDQVFDNRGKIRDDASSGLQKIRQEMTSVRRKINRNFNKVLKDLTDKGFLSDTREGFISDRRVLAVQSTHKRKIPGAAMGTSKTGNVTYIEPSSNVPLNHEFEMLLDDERREIRKILMELTRNVRRFLPLIEAYNELLIELDFINARTKLALDMDAHLPGVSDEQEIELIKAYHPVLLLSNKEAGIETHPQSLRLDRFSRMLVISGPNAGGKSITLKMCGLLQLMLQSGLLIPADPNSKMSIFHSVLTDIGDNQSIENQLSTYSYRLNRMKHFLNVTNRRTLLLLDEFGTGSDPELGGALAEVFFESLYQRKCFGVITTHYANIKLKAAQLKNAMNGSMLFDKETLNPIFKLDIGQPGSSFTFEVAEINGIDKELIEDAKSRLDDRKVKMDKLIADLQTEKSEYNKLTMRTLKAETDAKKAKQRFEDKLRKYEERLAAQQEIIDKNNDLLNRGRKLNQFVDRFKTANIKGKKKPDNRALLEDVTKYLTVEKSRIEEAHRAAELKRKAEEKKNPKKPKPHQENIKVGSTVRLIKGGKKRGTVLEINGSKVTVAFGNFKTIVELTNLAFVK, from the coding sequence GAAACTGCCCAACTTCGTGCGGCAGAACTCACCCCGCTCAAAGACAAAAAGAGCATCATCAAAGCGTTGGAAGAAACGCGCGAGTTCCAGATTCTAAGAACGGAAGGACATAGTTTCCCAGGCATCGACTATACAGAGATGCATCGCGAAATCAAGATGCTGAAGATCCGCGATAGCGTTTTGGAAGAGACAGCCTTTACTTTCATTCGAGATGCATCAGACCTAGTCAATCGCATGATCTACTTCTTCGATACCAAAGAAGAAGAATTCCCTCGATTGTGGGCACTATATGATAGTGTCTACTACACCAAGGATATCATTGAACCGATTGATCAAGTCTTTGATAATCGTGGTAAGATTCGCGACGACGCCTCCTCTGGACTCCAGAAGATTCGCCAAGAGATGACTTCGGTCCGTAGAAAGATCAATCGTAACTTCAACAAGGTCCTTAAAGACCTCACAGACAAAGGATTCCTTTCTGACACACGAGAAGGGTTTATCAGCGACCGACGGGTACTTGCTGTTCAGAGTACGCACAAGAGAAAGATTCCTGGTGCGGCCATGGGTACTTCGAAGACAGGTAATGTGACCTACATCGAACCCTCTTCGAATGTGCCGCTCAACCACGAGTTCGAGATGTTGTTGGATGATGAGCGACGTGAGATTCGCAAGATCTTGATGGAGCTAACGCGCAACGTTCGTCGTTTCCTGCCTTTGATTGAAGCATACAATGAACTCTTGATTGAGCTTGATTTCATCAACGCCCGCACTAAGTTAGCGCTGGATATGGATGCCCATCTTCCGGGCGTATCAGATGAACAAGAGATTGAGTTGATCAAAGCATACCACCCAGTTCTCTTACTCTCGAACAAAGAAGCAGGCATTGAAACACACCCTCAATCTTTGCGCCTTGACCGATTCTCGAGGATGCTCGTCATCTCTGGACCCAATGCAGGAGGAAAGAGTATCACGTTGAAAATGTGTGGCTTGCTTCAGCTGATGCTTCAGAGTGGACTGTTGATTCCGGCTGACCCGAACAGCAAAATGAGCATCTTCCATTCGGTTCTTACAGACATTGGTGACAATCAAAGCATTGAAAACCAATTGAGCACCTACAGCTACCGCTTGAACCGCATGAAGCACTTCTTGAACGTAACGAACCGTCGCACCCTCCTTCTTCTTGATGAATTTGGTACAGGATCTGATCCAGAATTGGGAGGTGCCTTGGCTGAAGTATTCTTTGAGTCGCTGTATCAACGCAAGTGCTTCGGTGTGATTACCACCCACTACGCCAACATTAAGTTGAAGGCGGCGCAGTTGAAGAACGCTATGAACGGCTCGATGCTGTTCGACAAAGAAACCTTGAATCCAATCTTTAAGTTGGATATAGGCCAACCAGGAAGCTCGTTCACCTTTGAGGTGGCAGAGATCAATGGCATCGACAAAGAGCTCATTGAAGACGCTAAAAGTCGCTTAGATGACCGAAAGGTGAAGATGGATAAGCTGATCGCTGACCTTCAAACCGAGAAGTCTGAATATAACAAGCTAACCATGCGCACGCTCAAGGCGGAAACGGACGCGAAGAAAGCTAAGCAGCGCTTTGAGGACAAGCTCCGTAAATACGAAGAGCGACTCGCTGCCCAACAAGAGATCATCGACAAAAACAATGATCTTCTTAACCGTGGTCGTAAGCTAAACCAATTCGTTGATCGCTTTAAGACTGCCAATATCAAAGGCAAGAAGAAGCCGGACAATCGCGCGCTCCTAGAAGATGTGACAAAGTACCTGACCGTAGAAAAGTCCCGTATTGAAGAAGCGCATCGTGCGGCAGAGTTGAAGCGGAAGGCAGAGGAAAAGAAGAACCCGAAAAAGCCGAAACCGCATCAGGAGAATATTAAGGTGGGTTCAACTGTTCGCTTGATCAAAGGAGGTAAGAAACGAGGGACTGTTCTCGAGATCAATGGTTCCAAAGTAACGGTAGCCTTTGGGAACTTCAAGACGATTGTTGAGCTGACCAACTTGGCCTTTGTAAAGTAG
- a CDS encoding PKD domain-containing protein produces the protein MTDRANWLKYSLSLCLVLFAQIAFTQCEVDAGDDITICQGETVTLGGSPTIVEGGGGVGVQWSNGLGNGENPTVTPNSTTTYTVNMTGGGCGGESDQITVTVLPSPEADFNFSPNGECGGTTVNFTSTSSGNGLSYDWNFGNPGAPSNSSTQQNPSHEFVAPGNGNTTFTVTLTVTDSNGCVDSFSQTVDVQESPDPTITDADIFTPFVMCGAQGQVTFDLTINNGSTTTGTNTNYFIDWGDASAPYDDPSFTSLTHTYTSEGFYNLTVTVTGDNGCENTANYEVFAGSNPSIGLANPGATINLCAPNTLVFPLTNYENNSPGTEYTITFSDGSPPETFVHPPPASVEHTFNISSCDFTSLGGFANSFYVQIIAENPCGFSAATIEPIQTSSAPTAAMDVFPGTEGCAGSPFTFTNVSTNSNFNNNGNCTNLMTANWSIEPASGWTVTGGSLTDPDSFSAVFDPGTYTITMVGANPCGDDEVSIDICVTTPPEALFAIDPVSGCAPLEVPTTNLSSSLNNCDNESYLWEITPNTGWFVSSGSTTAIDPEFTFTQEGTYTIELNVTNLCGTDIYTQQVTVVEPPAVDLSPIPSACQGTNVTPIVSYDNGGGTISSYDWDFTGGTPDSFNGANPPNVSYPNTGNYTVTITIENECGVGSDSESFLVETAPTVTLSAVDDELCNGQATTLTANGAVTYDWTPAPGLNVINGNQATVNPSSTTTYEVTGYSAAGCIGTASITIDVNPLPVVVPDGTFEICAGDCVDLAVSVSGGQAPYTTYNWTPAGTLDDPSSPTPEACPPFSETYTVSVTDANGCVGQTNVPVTVNPLPAVNAGTDVTLCDQPVAEQLTGFSPLGGTWTGPNVTAGGEFTPSGTGLVTLTYTFTDANGCTNSDDLEVDVIAPTTADAGPDLEICQLSPAEQLVPVTPGGTWSGTDVSVDGLFTPNTVGTFTLTYELGGGSCLSTDQIEVEVFELPVVDAGMDDNICEGDSIQLGAAVSGGELPYATEEWLASPFISDVTDPNTYASPTTTTVFTFTVTDDNGCVDSDDVTINVLSSPVVEAGPNIILCNQPIGEQLTGFSPIAGAGETGEWSGPDIDVDGLFTPSQPGTFTVYYTFTNIAGCTNIDSCDVTVIDPTLANAGPDLGLCLNGADEVLANGGTWTGDNVTPEGVFSPTETGTFDLTYTIGVGTCETSDDLQITVFELPTVDAGLEEFICEEDSTQLSALASSPNGAITDYTWTGVGLSDAAIADPWASPVSTTTFTVEVTDVEGCQASDDVTVNVNGLPVVDAGPDLTLCDQPIAETLTGFSPLPDMTSTGEWTGTGITNADGEFTSPGVGNYTLYYTFTDIAGCVNLDSIQVEVVPPVIAEAGPVQEMCLNNGQYELLGYTPTDNVTWSGDGVVDAAEGIFDPLVSGDGTFTLYLEFGSGTCYTIDSTEVTVLPLPQIIATDTSLCDNVGISPLPEFSPIGGTWEGVGVFDPVNGTYDPAVPTDIDNDIFYWYTDPNTGCADTVNVVVGILPSPLADFTVAPLGCTNGPVDVTNNSDVAATYDWDWGNGDTSTGFDPEYTYPDEGIFDIELIVAHDWGCSDTLVISNEIIDPPTAALTITPDEGCAPLEVAFENNAIGQYLDFEWDLSVTTTTDTVPANVIYQQGDDVLEYEVSLTANNFCGTDIAVDTVTVFPQPVAGFGTDYDEFCTPWDAQINNTSVGNPDIYEWDFGDGTGSALEEPGSHVFYTDSLPTDYTITLITTNECGVDTFAYTITVLPNTVTAFFNTDTTQGCEPLTVEFTDFSEGGTVIAYDFGDDNLSNDPNPVHTFTEAGEYTIYQYVNNGCSFDTTTAQVVVFDSPELDFTTDVPNVCENQPVQFINLSEDVNNVIWDLGDGTETDLTNPTHLYQDGGTFDVTITATSMFNECEATLTQPFTVFAAPETEFSVADQVGCSPFVVNFNNDTQNGNFYQWDFGDNETGNGPDVTHTFFNDTAEPALYTVTLISENLQLCADTFQMDIIVSPTPITDFSLSETESCTFPITLQTFNNTQFADGYEWDFAPFGNSDLAEPEITFDQIGTWDVTLTASNAYGCETSETEPFIVHPAPTASYTANPTWGCIDLPVSFTNESDGTIIDYQWTFGDGGVSTLPNPTHTYSDDGYFDVQLIVTTDQGCVDTMFVDNQVQAYPLPIADFTFSPEETTIYSPEIDFVDQSFDPFSWFWDFGDGYLSSEQNPSHIYELPGVYLIELTVQNIYGCEDRAVGQVTIDDQFNIYVPNAFTPDGDNVNDVFRPEIVGEGMVDFYELLIFDRWGMVVFETNDMDAVWLGDFRDGGEYYVQTDTYIWQVKYRLKGAEESEIVTGHVNLIR, from the coding sequence ATGACTGACCGAGCTAACTGGCTGAAATACTCTCTATCACTGTGCCTGGTTCTATTCGCACAGATCGCCTTTACCCAATGTGAGGTAGATGCCGGCGATGATATTACTATTTGTCAAGGAGAAACAGTAACCCTAGGAGGTTCCCCTACCATCGTTGAAGGTGGAGGAGGAGTAGGTGTGCAATGGTCCAATGGCCTTGGAAACGGGGAGAACCCAACAGTCACTCCTAACTCTACGACAACATACACCGTGAACATGACCGGTGGAGGTTGTGGTGGCGAAAGCGACCAGATCACCGTTACTGTACTACCATCACCAGAAGCAGATTTCAACTTCTCTCCGAACGGAGAATGTGGTGGGACAACAGTGAATTTCACTAGCACTTCTTCAGGAAATGGGTTGAGCTATGATTGGAACTTCGGCAATCCGGGAGCGCCATCGAATTCTTCAACTCAGCAGAACCCTTCTCATGAGTTTGTGGCACCTGGTAATGGCAACACGACCTTCACGGTAACGCTCACAGTGACCGATTCCAACGGATGTGTGGATTCATTTTCACAAACAGTGGATGTGCAAGAGTCACCAGATCCGACGATTACTGACGCCGACATCTTCACGCCATTCGTAATGTGTGGTGCTCAGGGGCAGGTAACTTTCGATTTGACGATTAACAACGGATCGACAACCACAGGTACCAATACCAATTACTTCATTGATTGGGGCGATGCGAGTGCTCCTTACGATGATCCGTCATTCACCTCGCTGACGCATACCTACACATCAGAAGGTTTCTACAACTTGACGGTGACCGTAACCGGTGACAATGGTTGTGAGAATACAGCGAACTACGAAGTCTTCGCAGGGTCGAACCCTTCAATTGGATTGGCGAACCCTGGGGCAACGATCAACTTATGTGCTCCGAATACGCTGGTCTTCCCATTAACGAACTACGAGAACAACTCTCCAGGTACGGAATACACGATTACCTTCTCTGATGGTTCGCCTCCAGAGACGTTTGTGCACCCGCCACCCGCCAGCGTAGAGCATACTTTCAATATCTCGTCTTGTGATTTCACGAGTTTGGGAGGTTTCGCGAATTCCTTTTATGTGCAGATTATCGCAGAAAACCCCTGTGGATTCTCAGCGGCAACGATTGAGCCTATTCAGACTTCTAGCGCACCAACCGCTGCGATGGATGTGTTCCCTGGAACTGAAGGATGTGCAGGTTCGCCATTCACCTTCACGAACGTTTCTACCAACTCGAATTTCAACAACAACGGGAACTGTACAAACTTAATGACCGCGAACTGGTCTATTGAGCCAGCTTCAGGTTGGACGGTAACCGGAGGTAGCTTGACGGATCCGGATAGTTTCTCGGCTGTTTTTGATCCGGGAACCTACACCATCACCATGGTAGGAGCGAACCCTTGTGGAGACGACGAGGTAAGCATTGATATTTGTGTCACTACTCCTCCGGAAGCGCTGTTCGCCATAGATCCTGTTTCGGGATGTGCGCCTTTGGAGGTACCTACAACGAATCTGAGTTCTTCGCTGAACAACTGTGATAACGAATCATACCTCTGGGAAATTACACCGAATACGGGCTGGTTTGTATCAAGTGGTTCAACTACCGCCATTGACCCAGAGTTCACTTTCACTCAAGAAGGGACCTACACCATTGAACTCAATGTGACGAACCTCTGTGGAACCGACATTTATACCCAACAAGTGACGGTAGTGGAACCACCAGCGGTGGATCTTTCACCTATACCTAGTGCATGTCAGGGAACGAACGTGACACCAATAGTATCCTACGATAATGGGGGAGGGACCATTTCTTCCTACGACTGGGATTTCACTGGCGGAACTCCGGATTCCTTTAATGGGGCCAACCCTCCGAATGTCTCTTATCCCAATACGGGTAACTACACTGTGACCATCACCATTGAGAATGAGTGTGGTGTAGGGTCAGATAGCGAGTCGTTTTTGGTTGAAACCGCACCAACGGTTACACTTTCTGCAGTTGACGATGAACTTTGTAACGGGCAAGCAACAACATTAACTGCCAACGGCGCAGTTACCTATGATTGGACTCCAGCACCTGGTTTGAATGTGATCAATGGTAACCAAGCAACGGTGAACCCTTCGAGCACAACCACCTATGAGGTTACTGGGTACAGTGCCGCAGGATGTATTGGAACGGCTTCCATTACTATCGATGTCAATCCACTGCCGGTTGTTGTCCCTGATGGAACATTTGAAATCTGTGCAGGAGACTGTGTAGACTTGGCAGTGAGTGTTTCTGGGGGACAAGCTCCGTATACCACTTACAACTGGACTCCTGCAGGAACGCTTGATGATCCTTCAAGTCCAACTCCGGAAGCATGTCCACCGTTTTCTGAGACTTACACTGTGAGTGTTACTGATGCGAATGGCTGCGTCGGACAAACGAATGTGCCTGTAACGGTCAATCCATTGCCTGCTGTGAATGCAGGAACAGACGTCACCTTATGTGATCAACCAGTTGCTGAGCAATTAACCGGCTTTTCTCCTCTTGGAGGTACATGGACTGGTCCGAACGTAACAGCGGGTGGTGAATTCACCCCATCAGGCACTGGGCTAGTCACGCTGACATACACATTCACTGATGCGAATGGTTGTACCAATTCAGATGACCTTGAAGTAGACGTTATCGCTCCAACAACGGCAGATGCAGGTCCGGATTTAGAGATTTGTCAACTCTCTCCAGCAGAGCAGTTGGTACCTGTGACTCCAGGAGGAACTTGGTCAGGAACAGATGTAAGTGTTGATGGCTTGTTTACACCAAACACGGTGGGCACATTCACTTTAACTTATGAACTTGGTGGAGGTTCTTGTCTTTCAACAGATCAAATTGAAGTGGAAGTATTTGAGCTTCCTGTTGTTGATGCCGGGATGGATGACAACATCTGTGAAGGGGATAGCATTCAATTAGGAGCCGCAGTTTCAGGAGGCGAATTGCCGTATGCGACTGAAGAATGGTTGGCGTCGCCATTCATCTCTGATGTCACTGATCCGAATACCTATGCTTCACCAACGACTACCACGGTGTTCACATTCACGGTGACTGACGATAATGGTTGTGTAGATTCAGATGACGTAACGATAAACGTCCTTTCTAGTCCTGTAGTTGAAGCTGGGCCAAACATCATCTTATGTAACCAGCCAATTGGGGAGCAACTCACAGGGTTCTCACCTATCGCTGGAGCAGGAGAGACTGGAGAATGGAGTGGACCAGACATCGATGTAGATGGTTTATTCACTCCGTCGCAGCCTGGAACATTCACCGTATACTATACATTCACCAACATCGCTGGTTGTACCAACATTGATTCATGTGATGTGACAGTGATTGATCCGACCTTGGCTAACGCTGGTCCTGATTTGGGCTTGTGTTTGAATGGTGCTGATGAAGTACTCGCAAATGGCGGTACATGGACAGGTGACAACGTTACTCCAGAAGGAGTTTTCAGCCCTACAGAAACAGGAACATTCGATCTTACCTATACCATTGGTGTCGGAACATGTGAGACTTCTGATGATCTCCAAATCACGGTATTCGAACTGCCAACAGTAGACGCTGGGTTAGAAGAGTTCATTTGTGAAGAAGACAGTACTCAACTTTCCGCGCTAGCGAGCTCACCTAACGGAGCCATCACAGACTACACATGGACTGGAGTAGGCTTAAGTGATGCAGCTATTGCAGATCCATGGGCATCACCTGTATCAACGACCACATTCACTGTTGAAGTAACTGACGTCGAAGGATGTCAGGCTTCTGATGATGTCACTGTCAATGTGAACGGCCTGCCTGTAGTTGACGCAGGACCAGACCTGACACTTTGTGATCAACCTATTGCAGAGACACTCACCGGTTTCTCTCCACTACCAGATATGACTTCGACAGGAGAATGGACTGGAACAGGTATCACCAACGCCGATGGCGAATTCACGAGTCCTGGAGTAGGGAACTACACACTTTACTACACTTTCACGGACATTGCTGGATGTGTTAATCTCGATAGTATTCAAGTGGAGGTTGTTCCACCGGTGATTGCAGAGGCTGGTCCGGTGCAAGAGATGTGCTTGAACAACGGTCAATACGAACTTCTGGGATACACTCCGACTGACAATGTGACTTGGAGTGGTGATGGAGTGGTTGATGCTGCTGAAGGTATCTTCGATCCGTTGGTTTCAGGTGATGGAACGTTTACGCTTTACTTGGAATTTGGAAGCGGAACGTGTTATACGATTGACTCCACAGAGGTAACGGTATTGCCTTTGCCTCAGATTATCGCGACTGACACTTCTCTGTGTGATAATGTTGGGATTTCGCCACTTCCTGAATTCTCGCCTATCGGCGGAACTTGGGAAGGAGTAGGGGTGTTTGATCCGGTAAACGGAACCTATGATCCGGCTGTTCCTACAGACATTGACAATGATATTTTCTACTGGTATACAGATCCAAACACGGGGTGTGCTGATACAGTGAATGTAGTGGTTGGAATTCTTCCTTCACCTCTGGCAGATTTCACTGTAGCACCTTTAGGATGTACTAATGGCCCAGTAGATGTGACGAATAACTCTGATGTAGCTGCCACCTACGATTGGGATTGGGGCAACGGAGATACATCCACAGGGTTTGACCCTGAATACACCTACCCAGATGAAGGAATCTTCGATATTGAGCTTATCGTAGCTCATGACTGGGGATGTTCAGATACACTGGTAATTTCGAATGAGATCATTGATCCGCCAACAGCGGCATTGACGATTACACCGGATGAAGGGTGTGCTCCGTTGGAAGTGGCCTTCGAGAATAACGCCATTGGACAATACCTCGATTTTGAATGGGATCTCTCAGTAACGACAACAACTGATACTGTTCCTGCCAATGTGATTTACCAGCAAGGTGATGACGTTCTTGAATACGAAGTGTCGCTAACGGCAAACAATTTCTGTGGGACTGACATCGCTGTAGACACCGTCACGGTATTCCCACAGCCGGTTGCTGGGTTTGGAACTGATTACGACGAGTTCTGTACGCCTTGGGATGCACAGATCAATAACACCAGCGTAGGTAACCCTGATATCTATGAGTGGGACTTTGGTGACGGTACTGGTAGCGCTCTCGAGGAACCTGGTTCTCACGTGTTCTACACAGATTCGCTGCCAACAGATTACACCATCACATTGATCACCACGAATGAATGTGGTGTGGATACTTTCGCTTATACCATCACGGTGTTGCCGAATACAGTGACAGCGTTCTTCAATACAGATACGACGCAAGGTTGTGAGCCACTTACAGTAGAGTTTACCGACTTCTCGGAAGGGGGTACGGTGATTGCCTATGACTTTGGTGATGACAACCTCTCAAACGATCCGAACCCGGTGCACACCTTCACTGAAGCTGGAGAGTACACGATCTACCAGTATGTGAACAACGGTTGTAGTTTCGACACAACGACAGCGCAAGTGGTGGTATTTGATTCACCTGAACTCGATTTCACCACCGATGTTCCGAACGTATGTGAGAATCAACCAGTTCAATTCATCAACCTATCAGAAGACGTCAATAACGTGATCTGGGACCTAGGTGATGGAACCGAAACGGACCTCACCAACCCAACACACCTTTATCAAGATGGAGGAACCTTTGACGTGACCATCACGGCAACGTCCATGTTCAACGAATGTGAAGCGACGTTGACGCAGCCATTCACCGTATTTGCAGCTCCTGAGACCGAGTTTAGTGTAGCTGATCAGGTAGGATGTAGTCCGTTTGTCGTGAACTTCAACAACGACACGCAGAACGGTAACTTCTATCAATGGGACTTCGGTGATAATGAGACGGGCAATGGTCCGGATGTGACTCATACTTTCTTCAACGATACAGCGGAACCGGCTTTGTATACGGTGACATTGATCTCAGAAAACCTGCAGTTGTGTGCGGATACATTCCAGATGGATATCATCGTATCGCCAACCCCGATCACCGACTTTAGTTTGTCTGAGACAGAGAGTTGTACATTCCCAATTACACTTCAGACATTCAATAACACCCAGTTTGCTGATGGATATGAGTGGGACTTCGCTCCATTTGGAAACTCAGACTTGGCAGAACCGGAGATCACCTTCGATCAAATCGGAACCTGGGACGTTACACTCACAGCGAGTAATGCGTACGGTTGCGAGACTAGCGAAACGGAACCATTCATCGTGCACCCAGCTCCAACAGCTTCTTATACCGCCAATCCAACCTGGGGTTGTATTGACCTTCCGGTGAGTTTCACCAATGAGTCTGACGGAACGATCATCGATTACCAATGGACATTCGGTGACGGAGGGGTGAGTACATTGCCAAACCCTACGCACACGTACAGTGACGATGGATATTTCGATGTCCAATTGATCGTTACTACCGATCAAGGCTGTGTCGATACCATGTTTGTTGACAACCAAGTACAGGCGTACCCATTGCCGATTGCTGACTTTACTTTTAGTCCGGAAGAAACGACGATCTACTCTCCAGAAATCGACTTTGTTGACCAGTCATTTGACCCATTCTCATGGTTCTGGGATTTTGGTGACGGTTATTTATCAAGTGAGCAGAATCCGTCACACATTTACGAGCTTCCGGGAGTTTATCTCATTGAGCTCACGGTACAAAACATCTATGGTTGTGAAGACCGCGCCGTAGGCCAGGTGACTATCGACGACCAATTCAATATCTACGTTCCTAATGCCTTCACTCCTGATGGTGACAACGTGAACGACGTCTTCCGTCCAGAGATTGTTGGAGAAGGGATGGTAGATTTCTATGAGCTCCTCATCTTTGACCGATGGGGCATGGTAGTCTTCGAAACCAATGATATGGATGCTGTCTGGCTAGGAGACTTCCGTGATGGAGGTGAATACTACGTTCAAACAGACACTTACATCTGGCAGGTCAAATACCGCCTCAAAGGCGCTGAGGAAAGCGAGATTGTGACAGGGCATGTGAATTTGATTCGGTAG